In the Salvia miltiorrhiza cultivar Shanhuang (shh) chromosome 8, IMPLAD_Smil_shh, whole genome shotgun sequence genome, GGATTGTTACTTATTAACAGCAATATAGATTTTTTAATTTCACTTGCCTCGCTAAATGTCAAAATTGTCTAGGATGCAGCAACAAAGAGAAATCCTTGAACATATATAATTATGATGAATAAATACAAAGTGCGGTAATAATGAATACATAATTAGATAAGAATAAACAATTAACAAACTAGATGTCAGAAAGTCAAAGGGACCAAGATGGCAAGACACATTggacaacaaagaaaaaaaactgaCGAAGCATTTTAGTAGCACACCATAAAGCCAAAGGGAAAAGATAGGCATTTATAACTATTAGATTGATAAGACATTTTCTACAATATGCTTTAAACAGGGCTTCTAAAATAATAAGGTTAAAACATGAGATCCATAAACATGGTATATATAAGAGCTCAATGAAGATAGATTTCAGCTTTAAGCAAAAAATGGGACATTTGGTCTAGTGCTATGACTCTACCTGTGGTGCAAGAGCCAGGAGGTCGTAAACCGATTCTCATAACACCCCACTCGAATTATGAACATATAAGccttatttatgtatttttattatattggAATTCAAGGGAAAAGGATGCTGAAAAGTGAAGACGGTCAACTGTGTGATATAAAACTGGAATTGATATCACATTACAGTCCAAATAACACCTGGAAGAACAGGTATTTAACCTACCATGAATGAGAAAGCAAAGCAGATATTTTCAGATATTATTTTGAGGTGAACTTTTATGGTAGAAAGCATTCCAGAGCAGCAGAATACGTTCTTCAATGATGCTAAATTGACATGCTAATAACTTGCCAATAAAAGTAGAAGGGCTAGCAGCCTCTGCTGAAGGCAGAGTATAAAGAAAAGTAAAAGGAAAGTCTGTTGAGCAGTTATAGAACTACAGAAGCACAAGTTACTAGCTACATAGATACTAAATCCCATTTCTACACAATGCCAGAATGAACCAGTTAAAATTCCACTGAGAAATAGATGGGTTCAGGTCAATTACATGGATGATTAAGCAAACAATGACTCTTTCAATTTTCTTCTTAAAAAGCAATGGGCCATTGGTCAAATTGCATATAGCTGCCATTCAGAAGGCCCTTAACCAAATGCACTGCCACTCCTTGATGTCTATCAAAGAGTACAGATTATATAGGTTGTCAAAGCACCCCAAAAAATCTTATTTAGGTTAACTGGTCAACTACAAATCACAGTCCAAAGCATAATTCACTATGTATGTAGAATCAGGTTTAAGAAAACATATAACGACAGGGCATTTGGTCTAGTGGTATGATTCTCGCTTTGGGTGCGAGAGGTCCCGAGTTCGATTCTCGGAATGCCCCTTTTAGTGTTCATTGTGTTCAACAAATaaactcatttcttttttctgtTCCACTATCAATTTaactattttcaattttgttcaAGTAATTATAATAGGCCAGTTACTCCATAAATCTCAAACTTGAACCTCATCATAATCACTACAATACATATTGGGATCATTCCTGAAAGATTATTGTAgtaaatcaatatttttttaagtagTATTAGCAGTAAGTTAGTAACTGCTAGAGTATCACAAAAAACAAGTTAGGAGAAGCAATAACTGCATTATGATCCATAAGTAAATTGTAGAACCAAGAGAAACAAATAAAAGGGTTGAATGCAAAATTGCAACATAACTCAAGAGCTTTTGCCAGTTAGTAACAGGGCATTTGGTCTAGTGGTATGATTCTCGCTTTGGGTGCGAGAGGTCCCGAGTTCGATTCTCGGAATGCCCCTATCATCCGTTTTATAGTTGGATGCCTTCCATTCACAAATGgacatctttttctttttttacttttttcctCTTTGGCTACCCATTTATTACCGTCATTCAAGTCTTTATAAATGCTCCAGATCTCCATTAAAAACTCAGATGGTAATCCAACACAATATAAACTACTACCATTACAAGAAAATGAATATAAAAACAGTAAATCAGACACAAAGAAacagtaaataaataatacatctACAGCTCCACCTCCGTATCAAATTCAAGGGGGCAATAATGGAAGGAAAGAGACACAAAGCCATGTTCTAATTAAATTGGTAAATTACCTCATTAATACGAATCTGAGACGGGGAATAGTAAATTGATTGAACAAGCAGTATCCGCCTGTAAAATAATGATTCTGAACagttatataaaataataaagtacaCAAACATGGAACTTAAACCAGCAACAGCagcaaataatttaattaaatcaaagTTTCAAACCAGCAACAACAGcgaataatttaattaaatgaaaaattcaAACAAACCACATGCCAAAATCAGCTGCAGTTATGAATTGCAACTTCTGAGAAACTACTGCGCTGAAAATCCTACCTCTCGAGCAACTTGCGAGATGCCCAGTTTTGGTTGGGTAGAGAAAGAAACAGTACTCGGCAGCGGCGCGACGGTGGAGCAGCGGTTGGAAGGTTCGAGCTGCAGGGGTTACTAGTGGAAGTTCAAAGTGAGTGGGGAGCGGATTACAAcgttataaatttaaattctttattttaaatttcaattaaattactaatgCATTTGTGGCATGTACGAAATATATAAGGGATGTTTGGCTACAgtttttaattttcagttttatCAGTAGAGATGTTGATCAGGCCAATTCACCGAATTTTAGGCTACTTTTATTGGATTGTGGGTTATTCGTATGCGtaataattgaatttaaaaaaaaaattaaagattttcaACTTTAATCCTAGACGTTTGGTTTCAGGCTAGCCCATCGAACTCTCGActcaaaaatttattaaaaaaaataactaatatatttcttttcacaatattatatttgtaacaaataaataaacgcATAAATAAGTGACATTTTAACATCGAGTTACGTACTAGTAATTAATATGAAACTCTTAGAGATATAAAGATGCACACATTTTCCTTAAACgattatcattttttatttttacatctaaacATTCTATGTTAAGTATTGAATTACAAACAAAAAGAAGTGAAGTGATGAGTAtaatttctaatattgaatCAGCATGCATTTCACACATTTttgaatgaaagaaaaaaagaggaaaaaaaaacttattctACTAATTTTCAGAAGCATAGTAATGAAGTTGATAatcaaataatgagaagaaaaaaaattcatataatcAGGCGAACACATTATTTTAGGGTAAGCTCTATAGGGTTCGAGACTATTTTCGGGCCACCACTATCGAGTTGTCGGGCTATTCGAATTATAATTTTGTAGGGTTGAAATTATTCAGCCCTAACACTATCGGGTTGTCGATCTAATTGGGTTAGCCCACAAATTTTGGGCTGAATTGACATCCTTAATTATCAATACAATGTAAGGTCATGTTTGGTAGCCCtgttataataaattaagataGATAAAATTTAAGATATGTATTATAGATAAGTGATATTGGGGTTTGATTCTAATATGATCCTCTACTTGATTAGTGAAGATCGGACATTCCACAATTAAAATCCGCTGATACagttttgatttaattaaacGCGTTCACATTGTTTTAAGGGTAATAACGTCATTTTGATTTGCTGAATAGGAACGAGTCCTCTCTCCATATCGCTCATTTCTTGGACGACATTGATTGTAGATTTTGAACCATGTAGTCATCAACCACCGGCTCCGATATTTGTGAAGCATTCACTTTAAGTTGTACGTGAAAATGTTGTACTTTATGAACTTAAACATTTTATACCAAAGTTCGAGTGAAAAACATATTTCACTCTTTGATGTTGATGGttatgtttgattttttgtgaaaacatattacacatttgaccgatttgataCCTATCAATCAAAAATGTTTAAGAAAAATCTGAAAAATAGAatgatttgacagctatcagttaAGAGTTCATCTAATcagtgggtggctagatcatatCTTGATTGATAATTGtcaaatccttttttttttcaaatttttcttATACATTTCTAACTTATAGCtctcaaatcggtcaaatatgtaagactttcacaaaaatcaaacaaaaccaTCAACATAAAGGGTATTTAAGTCTTGTGCATATAATGTTTTTGTTTATAAaaaaatggcatttttcatatACTCTCTCTAACCCATAAGAACTCTTAGTTTTTTGAAAaaatcttacacatttgaccgatttgacagttaTTAGTCAGAAATGTGTAAGGAAAATCTAAAAAATGCAACGATTTGATAGCTATCAGTCAATAGTTCATCCAGCCGTCCGAGCGGCCAAATCATTTCACCGGGTAGCCAGATCATTTTACCGGGCTGCTAGATGATCTAACTACCTACTGACGAGATGAACTTTTGACCGATAGTTGTCAAATCATTTTGTTTTTCAGGATTTTTCTTACACATTTCTAACTGATAGCACTCAAATaaatcaaatgtgtaagacttttaTAAAAAGCCAAACAAAACCATCAACATCAAGGGTATTTAAGTCTTGAGCATACAATgcttttatttataaaagatGACACTTTTCTTATACTTCATCTATCCCATAAgaaagtatcattttttttttcatcttcgTTCGTCTTATAAGAAAATATTTCTTACATTTTGGACATGACCCCACACATTATCTACCACGCATTATCACTTTTTCGAAAAAGTAATAAGTCTATTTCTCTACTCAACATATTATCTAtcaaacatttcttaaaactcgtatcaTCCCCCAAATGATACTCTCTTACGGGGGGAAGAGAGATAGTATAATTTAAGGAGTagaacattttaaattttcactctaaCTTTAATACCTTTATTCAAAAAGGCATTGGTAGGTGGCGATgacaaaaatatgcatcccTTGAAGACCGAAAGATTAAAGTCAATCAAAGATAACAACGCGATTGATAGCCAGCAACCCTGATTTCCCCGATATTTGGAGTTATCTTGAAAACCATCACCTATCCGATAAAGAAGGAAATTATCATTTAGATATGGATAAATATGACGAATTATAGTTCTATTATGATTACAAAATGAGTCATATTCCTAATAGAATTCTTAGTATTTTAGcctataaatatgggcataTATTCATTATTCAACACAACTCTGTACTTGTAAACTCCAACCACCCAAATAGTGAATTATCTTAGACGACTCTCCGTGAATGTAGAtctttatgatcgaaccacgtaaattatTGCATTCTTTTAACTTTTCATTAGAAGCGTTATTTTTAGGCACAACAATAGAATTTTCCATTTTCAGAGCATAAACGACGCACGAAGAAGCGATGTATGTGGGTAAGTTTAGCTTGTCTTTATCAATTTTCTCTCCaattttcatattaaaattatgcATTCTATTTctattctatttaatatttggTGTGTGTCTGTATAAATATTATTGGTTGTTCTTATAATgtagttttgatttttaaaatatacatagTCGTATTTGTTTATGTaagatattatatttttaatggtGTGTGTTGAGAATCTCGGTCATTGGTCGATGTCTTTGTCCAGAGGGTTTATATAAAATTGCTTTTACCAGAATATATGCTCAATATTCATTGAACTCCCCTCCTTCCCTCCCgaaataaaatatttgtcaATTACCTTCTTGTACATTTTGTGTTCTTAGATGCCCCCCTTAGATCGAAAATGAGTATTGTGTTTAGTGGGTTAATAACAATGGAGCGACGCCGTTTAGTTGACATGTAATTAGAGTACTTTATACACTTTTAACCTAGCAATAAGacatcttcaaaaaaaaaactcgcAATATATTCGTTAAAACACTAATACATTGAGATATaaactactcccttcgtctcaatGAAGGTGaagcatttcttttgggcacgagatttaaagAGTTGGTGtttaataaaaaagtaaaataaaagagatagtgaataaaaaataactttaattttttCTGAAAAGAAAAATGACTCAACTTCGTTGGGACTGCCCATAAAGGAATACGACTCAAATTCgttgggacgaagagagtataataTATATCCAACGTTCTTTATTAATCAAAACAGACAAAACTAAATGAATACAAAAAATCCAGTACAATATCACGGATGGGCATTTGGTCTAGTGGTATGATTCTCGCTTAGGGTGCGAGAGGTCCCGAGTTCAATTCTCGGAATGCCCCCTTTTTTTATAATGTTTTCGCCCTTATTACCCttttggtttttgtttttgtggCTACCAATAAATTAACTAGTAACTACTTGTCTACTTCTCGTGGCTCCAAGCCTCCAACCATGACCCAATCTCtacatttcttcataataaAGCTCTGAAATAATTATGCCTAGTTAAGTGTTTTTTCCAATACTAAAGATCTGTTGAACATAGTTTTGTTGCAAACTGTACCCttgttttattatataaatcTTTGTCGCAAATGCGGCGAAAAATTGGAGTCCCGCTGTGGCTGTGGGGACATGCGACTTCCCAGCTTGATTGAGGGAGTTTGTTAATTCTAATTTTTCGTCATATTAATATTATCTCTCCCTTCAGGGGGAGATAAAAAGCTTTTATAGGTGCCTGGGAACAAAATCGattaatacaaataaaaataaataacatgcAAAAGCAACCTGGGCATTTGGTCTAGTGGTATGATTCTCGCTTCGGGTGCGAGAGGTCCCGAGTTCGATTCTCGGAATGCCCcattttcttaagtttttaCTGTGTTTTAATTTTGGATTCTCTCTGCAACTATAGCCAGGTCAAATACATCAACATTTCATGTAAATCCAATTTCTAACACTTATGTATTGGGCTTTTATTTCATGGTGAGATGATCCCTTCATAAGCTTGCTTGGTTGATAAACTGACAACACATGGAAAATAATCAAAACAGTCGCTGTAAAAAGgccaacaaaaaaataaaataaaaattggttgGATTAGTGATATTAGATTATGGAATTACTCTCCTTTGATGTATAAGTTTAAATATgtcttaattatatattgatgaataaataCCGCATGATTCGAAAAAATGTTAGCAGAAATATAGTCTGTCATATCCCATTAACCAAGCTATAGGGACAACATATTTCATGTTGTGTACCAGGactaaaaaaattgaacatGCAGGAATTTAACAAAGTTAATTATACGGAAAACACATTATGAAATAGTATGAACTAATTCAGCATATCCTATGATTCTCGCATTCGGTCTAGTACTTAACCTATAACGTTGGAAGTAACTCGTATGTGGGCATTTGGTCTAGTGGTATGATTCTCGCTTTGGGTGCGAGAGGTCCCGAGTTCGATTCTCGGAATGCCCcgttttcatatttttttttatttcgtatatttttaatgattattctcattaattaatgatgtgtcattttaaaaaagaaagcTAAAACAAGCAAAATATTCCACTGTTTTAAATAAAAGATGTATTCAATATcatcataattaattattcttCCTCcctttaaaaagaaaagaaaaaaggtaGAATATCTCATACATGAATGTTGAAGCGATAAAGAGTGGGGTTTTGTTGGTCCGGCGCCAAAGTGATGGTTTTAACATGAGAAATATTTGTGTGGGCATTTATATTAGGGTGGGTGATCTTGACCTCGTACTCCCCATGGAAGAGTGAAGTCTCAAAGAAGCCATCAGAATCCGTAGTCCCACTGACTTTCGCCGCGAACTGATTCCTGAACCTATCCACGACGTCTCCGGTGGCCAAGTTTCTGAAATTGTTATCCGTCAAGCACATGGCGTAGCATCCCTGCGGGCTCCACGCCGACCAAATCACTATCCCCTTCACGGCGCCGTGCGAGTGCAGCTCCCGCAGTATCTGATCCAAGTCCCCCGCCTGGTTGCCCCCGGATTTCACATCCAATTCGGTGACCCAAATGGGCGACCCCTCAGTGGCCAGGATATCAATGGCGGATCTGGTGTAGGGCAGATTGGCGAATCTGAAATGGCCCTGCACGCCGATGCCCAGTGGCCCCTTGTAGCCGCGCTTCCTCAGCCCCCTCATCATCTGCAGATACTTGCCCGGAGACGACACGCCGTCGCCGCTCTCTTCAATGGTGTTGTACTCGTTGAGGAAGGGTATGGCTTTGGGGTCATCCCTGTTGGCCCTCAGGTAGTTGTCGACGGAAGCGCTGGACCCGAGCCTGCTCTCGAAGAAATTGTAGTGTAGATTCTCGTTCATGACGTCCCAGTGGAGGAGCTGCCCTCTGTACTTGCGGGTCACGGAGTTGATGCGGCGGTTGACGGCGAAGGAGAGGTCATTGTAGTTGAGACCGGGCACCCAGGAGGGCTGGAAGGCCGGGTTCTCCCAGAAGATGTTGTGGCCGCGGACGGCGATGCCGCGGGAGCGGGCGAACTGCATGAGGGCGTCGGAGACGGAGTAGTCTTCGACGCCCCAGGAGCGCTCGTTGGAGTACCATTTGAGCTCGTTCTCGAAGACGGTGTAGCGGAAGCGTGATGAGAACCAGTTCTGGTATGCGCCGTTGCCGAGGATGTTTTGGTTTATGGCGCATCCCAAAGGGAAGTGGGATTGCTGGAGGCTTATTGACACCGTCGCGTTTCGGATCGGCTGATTCTGCTGGTCCACGGCCAACAACCGAACCCTTGTCTTGCGCGCCTTTTCAATGCTCACATCTTGGTGCGATTTCCATTCTTCATGCGTAAACGGCTGCAGCGACACGCTGTCTGCTCTAATATCGATGCCTGTGTTGTTGCACTGGACattcaaaaacaaaattaaCTATCAACAACAACTCTTACTTTAATATGAAATTCAGTTCATGTTAGTCAAAATTATGAACCTGAAAATAGAGTTGAGCAGGCCCAGAAA is a window encoding:
- the LOC130998045 gene encoding endo-1,4-beta-xylanase 5-like, translating into MANHLNYCFFVIFILIHVIGFQVYAVPYDYSYTAECLEKPLIPQYSGGIVVNPELNEGLKGWTSFGNAKVEHAEANDGNKYIVSTARNLSDQSLSQHFDLDKDKLYTFSAWLQVSNGSADIAAVFKTANGSITAGWVSAQEGCWSMLKGGLVVDVSGPAQLYFQCNNTGIDIRADSVSLQPFTHEEWKSHQDVSIEKARKTRVRLLAVDQQNQPIRNATVSISLQQSHFPLGCAINQNILGNGAYQNWFSSRFRYTVFENELKWYSNERSWGVEDYSVSDALMQFARSRGIAVRGHNIFWENPAFQPSWVPGLNYNDLSFAVNRRINSVTRKYRGQLLHWDVMNENLHYNFFESRLGSSASVDNYLRANRDDPKAIPFLNEYNTIEESGDGVSSPGKYLQMMRGLRKRGYKGPLGIGVQGHFRFANLPYTRSAIDILATEGSPIWVTELDVKSGGNQAGDLDQILRELHSHGAVKGIVIWSAWSPQGCYAMCLTDNNFRNLATGDVVDRFRNQFAAKVSGTTDSDGFFETSLFHGEYEVKITHPNINAHTNISHVKTITLAPDQQNPTLYRFNIHV